The DNA window TGATGGTCGTCTCGTCTTCGAGTTCGAACTCGCGTTCGACAGCGCCGCTGAAGTCTCGGGCGATGGCCTGTGCCGGGCCGAAAACGTGGTCGCCGCGAACCGCTTCGAGGGTGTAACTGAACGTGGCTCGTTTGCCGGGGCGGAGCGCCGTCCCGATTCTGGGCGACCCCGCCGTCACGCGGAGTCCGTCCGGAACGCCGTCCACGATTCTGAGGTCCGGCGCGGTCGTCTCGCCGACGTTCTCGACCGTCACCTCCACGGTCGTTTCGTCTCCGGGTCCGAGAGCCGACTCGGCCACGGTGCGCGTCAACTCGAAGTCGGTCGACGGCGGCGTCGCGGTCCGAGCGTACGCCGCGAAGGCGACGCCGACCACGCCGACGAGGAGCGTGACCGGGCTCTCGGTGAACACGCCGACACCGGCCGCGAGCAGCGCCATGGCGCTCACGCCGTGCCACCGGTTGGTCTCGCGGACGACGTTCATCGTCCCTCCTCCACGTACCGGGCGACGGCACGGGCTGACCGCCGTGCACGGTGTTGGAACGCCGTCTCGCTGCCGAACGACTGGCGGAGCCACTCGCGCCACGACCGCCGCGGTGCGGGTTGCCCGGCGACGAACGCGGCGGCCTCGGGGTCGTCCGTCCACTCCCCCGTCTCGATGCGCGTCCGTGCGCCGTCGTCCGAACAGCCTTCGCGCTGAACGATGGCTTCGACCAGCGCGCTTTCGAGACGTTCCCTGAGTTCCTTCCGCGACCGGAACCGTCGTTTTCGCGGTCCCGAGTGAACCGACCGAAGTCGCTCGTCGAACTCCTGCCCGGGTATCGGAAGCGTCACGTTCGTCTCGGGGTCGCCGGTGTCGGTCCCGTCGATGTCGGTGTGCCGTCGGGACTGGACGACGCGAAGCCCCTGTACGAACGCGAGCAGTCCGACGAACTTCACGAACAGGTCCCGAAGCGGGAAGAGCGTCGCCAACCCGGGCGCGAAGACGACCGCCAGCCCCCATCCGACGGCGAGGACTCCGACCGCCGTAACGACCGACCGAACGTTCATTCGTCGTCCTCCGCGTACGTTCGCTCGATGCGGCGGAGCGCATCGACCGCACGCCGTTCGTGGTCGTCGCTGGCGTCCTGTCCGCCGTACCTGACCTCCTCGAAGACGCTCGTCAGTTCGGTCACGTCGTCACGGGCCATCCCCGCGTCCACGGCGGCCGCGGCGAATTCGCCCGGGGTGCTCGATTCCGGCGAGGAGACGTTCAGATACTCGGTCATCTCGCGCCACGCTCGATACACCTCGTTTTCGACGCTCGATTCGGATTCGATTCGGTCGGCCGCCTCGCCCGCCGCCCGCCCGACGGCCGCGATGTCCTCGTCGCTTTCGTCGAGGGCTTCGACCTCCGGCGTCGTCTCCTGGTCGCCGCTCGAACTCCGAACGAGGAGGGCGACGGCACCGACCAGCGCGACGCCGAGGACGAGGAACATCAGCACCGACGGTGTGGTCACGTTCGTCGCACCGTTTCCGATGCCGCCCGTACCGCCCTTCGGGAGCGAGAAGTTGGTCCGGTTCCCGCCCATGAGTCCACCCGCGCCTTGGAAGGGTGGGGCGGTGCACGCCGTCAACAGCGCGTGTAGGAGCAGTGTCGGGATGCCGACCGGCCCGATTATTGCGAATGCGCCGAGAAACCCCGCCTTCCGGTAGGCGAGCGCCACGAGTCCCAGAAACACCGCGAGGATGAGCAGGATGACCGGTCCCGTGTTGAGGACGGGATAGCAGGGGAATTCGAGCGGTATCGCCGGGGCTCCCTCACCGGCCATGCTGGGACTCGATCCGTTCGTCTGGCCACTTCCGACGCCACCGGGACCGCCGCCCAAACCGGTCCCCGACCCGCCGTCCGTCACGGCGGAGTTCAGCGTCGCGGCGGCGAACGCGATGGCGAGGATGCAGAGGAGGGCGATGACGATGACGCGGGCGGTATCTCGTTCCACGGTACCGAGTAGCGGGATTGATAACTTAGGGTTTCTGTCTTCTTTCCGGGACATCGGCGTCCCGGAGGATGACAAGAAATATACAAACCGAAACGAGCGGTCAACTCGATGGATGTCGAGATACACGACGACCGTCTCGCCCGACAGATGGAAGGGGAGGACTTCGTATTGGCCGTCGTCACCGCGACGAAACCCGACTTCTACAAACAAGCGCCCGTCGTCGCGGCGGCCCGCGAGCGAGGCGTCCCGTGTTTCGTCCTCCACACGGGCCAACACTACGACGACCTGCTCGGTCACGGACTCGACGAGTACGACCTCGCGGAGCACATCGCGGTCGACCTGAACGTCCGGGGCGGTCTCTCGCAGAAGTCGGCGGAGTTGCTGACCCGCATCGAGTCGGTCGCCGACGCGCTGGCCGCGTCGTACCCGGACACCACCGTCCTCCCGGTGGTCCACGGCGATACGCTCGCCGCCGGAATCGTCCCGCAGGCGTGGCTGTTCGCCACTAACAGCGGCGTCGCCCACAACGAAGCCGGTCTCCGGAGCATGGCCCCGCCGTTCGAGCGGTACGGGACGCCCGCCGAATTCGTCGAAGAGCAGTGGAACGCGGACTGGGAGTTGAACCGAACGGAACCGTTCCCGGAGCAGTACGACACGTTCGTCGGGTCCGCCGCAGCGACGTACCACTTGGCGCCGACGGCGCTGAACCGCGACCACCTCGTCCGCGAAGGCTATCCCGAGGAAGTACACGGTCGAGAGCGGATTCCGGTCGTGGGTAACTCGGTCGTGGACGCCATCGAAATGAAAAAGGGAGGCGACGGCGAGAGCGTCTTCGACGTCTACCCGATTCTCGAACGCCGCGACGACTGGATTCGCGTGGACGTCCACCGTCGGGCGAACCTCCTTCCCGACCGGTTTCGCGCCATCGTGAACGCGGTTATCGGGCTCGTCGAGGCGGGGTACAACGTCAACTTCGTGGAACTCAACGCCACCAAGGCGGCGCTCGAAAACTACGGTCTGCGCGAAAAACTGCTCCGACTCGACGACGACCACGACAACTTCTTCTTCAGCGGTCTCTGGAAGCGTCACGCACACGTCTACGAGTTCCTCGAATCCGGGCGGTGTTTCGCGGAACTGACCGACTCCGGGAGCATGCAGGAGGAACTCAACCACATCGAGGAGGCCGTCTGTCTGACCGCGCGATTCAACACCGACCGTCCCGAGACGGTGTTCGAAGCGAACTCCAACCTCCTCGTACCGCCGATTTCGGGCGAGTTCATGCAGGGGATGGTCGAACACGTTCACGGGAACGACTCGCTCCGCGAGCGAATGCGCTCGGAACCGTCGCTTTACGGCGAAGACGTCGGCGACGAAATCGTCTCGTTCCTCTGGGACCGCCGCGACGAAGACCCGTTCGAGTGGGCACACGAACGCGCCGGGTTCGACGGCGGGCGACAGGAATTCGACTATCTGTAACCGAATCGGGGAAGCCGTCCCGCCAGCGTTCACCCCGATTCGACCAAATTCGACGAAACACGCGGCGTAACACAACGGTCAACCGTTATGCCGCGGGCGCTCGTGGCATCGGTATGCGACTCGTGGGGGTGGTCGTCGTGTTACTCGTCTGTGCCGCGCCGGTGGTCGCGATGGTGGCTCCCGGGGGGAACCACGGAAATTCGAGCGCGGCCGAAACCCACCCGCCGGACCCGAGCTCCGACGTCATCGGCTGGGAGAACGGCTACTGGTACAACGAGAGCATCGACGTGAACCAGCGCGACGGATTGTCCGACGCTGAGTTGAAGGCGTACGTGGGGCGGGCGATGGCGCGCGTCGAGTTCATCCGAGACGAGGAGTTCACCCGGTCGGTGGACGTCGAGCCGCTGTCGCGGGAGGAGTATCGGAACCTCGTCCGACAGCAGGCGGCGCGTTCGAACACGCCGCCACAGCGTGCGTGGGAGAATCAGGTGTGGGAGGGGCTGTTCGTCACCGGCGAGCGCGCCGATGCCGCCCGCCAGCAGACCCGACTCTATCAACAGCGCGTCGCGGGGTTCTACGTCCCGGGAGAGGACCGAATCTACGTCATCTCGCACGGCCAGCGCCGCATCGACAACGCGACGCTGGTGCACGAACTCACCCACGCGATACAGGACCAGCACGTCGACCTGTCGTCGTCGGAACTCGAATCAAAGACGATGGACGGCCGCCGCGCCGACGACGGCCTGACGGAGGGCGAAGCGATGTACGTCGAGAAGCGGTACACGAACCGGTGTGGGAAGTCGTGGCAGTGCGTCGCCAAGCCCGATGTCGGGCCGAAGCGGACGCCGTACGGCGGCGGCCCGCTTCCGTCCTACAACCTCGCCATGCAGGTTGCGCTGATTCAGCCCTACTCCGACGGTCCCGCGTACGTCGCCTCGCGGTTCGATTCCGGCGAGTGGAAGGCGGTGACCGAGGAGTATCGAAACCCGCCGGAGTCGTCGAAGGCGGTCATCCACCCCGAGACGCGAACCGACGGTCCCGAACGCCTCCGCCTCGGCGAACAGGCGCGAAGCGGCTGGAAGCTCTACGGCAAACGCGGCGTCAACGGGTCACAGACGGTCGGAGAGACCGGCATCTACACCATGTTCTGGTATCAGGGACGGGCCGAGGGGAACCCCATCATCCGCTGGCGACAGTTCCAGAACCCCGACGAAGGGAAGTTCGACCTGTTCAACTACTCCAGTACGCCGTCAGACGGCTGGGCGAACGACCGACTCTGGCCGTACCACAAGGGGGACAAACGGGGGTACGTCTGGCGAACCAAATGGGAGACGCCCCGTGATGCGACCGAGTTCCGACGAGCGTACCGCGACCTGCTTCGCGGACGGAACGCGACCCGCGTCGGTCCGGACACGTGGCGCATCGAGGACGGGCCGTTCGCCGACGCCTTCCGCATCGACCGCCACGGGCGAACGGTGACCATCGTCAACGGGCCGACGGTCGGCGATTTGGACGACATTCGGCCGAATTCGAAACCGAGCACGAACCGGAAAATGCGGTTCTCGCGGATTCGGTGAGCGGTTACTCCGAGGTGGCGGAGAGCGAGATAGACCCGTTCTCGGTCTCGAACGAGAGGTCGTTCGACCCATCGCCGAGGACGCCGGTGAACCCCGTCATCGAGAGTTCTTCCGAGGAGAAGTCGAGTCCGCTCGCGTTTAGCGACCCGTTTTTCGTCGTCGCCGAAACAGTCGCGTCGAGGTCGGACGCGAGCGCCGCGTCGATACTGCCGTTCTCGGTTCGAACGTCGGTGTCGCGCGCGACTTCGAGCAGTTTCACGTCGATGCTGCCGTTCTCGGTTCGAACGGCCGCGCTGTCTCCGGCGGTGACCACCGTCGCATCGATGCGTCCGTTCGTGCTCCGTAGCTCTCCGACCGGGACGGAGTTCGGGTAGCGAACCGTCAGCGCCACGCTCACGTCGTCCGCGTCCGCGTGCACGCGCAGGCGAAGTTCGTCCGCCGTCTTCGCGTCCGAAAGGGAGACGTCATCGAGCGAGCCACCCTCTCGGGCGTGAATTTTCATCGTCACATCGACGTCGCTGCCGTCGTGGCGACGAACGTCTATCGACCCGTTTTCGTTCTCGACCGCCAGCCGCGTTCCGCTTTGTACCTGAAACGTCCGGTGCTCGGTCTTATTCGTCTGGTCCGCCGTCGAGAGTCGGGAGACGCACCCGGTGAGGGCGGCCGCGAAACCGCTCGCCAGTCCCGCCGTGAGCGTTCGCCGGTTCATAGGTGGGCAACGACTTCAGAAATACTGTATTTTGGGGTGACACAAAATCCGAGAGATGTCTCTATTCGTCGCTTATTCGAAGGAAAAAACCGATTAGGCTGTCGCCTCGTCGGTACCGGCGGTCGTCGGGAGCGCGTCCGTCTCGTCGGCCGCGGTCAACAGTTCGTGGTAGCGGTTGCGAATCGTGACGGTGCTCACGTCCGAGACGTCGCTCACCTCGTCCTGCGTGAGCTTCTCGTCTTCGAGCAGGGCGGCGGCGTACAGCGCCGCGGCGGCGAGGCCGACGGGCGATTTCCCGCTCGTGATACCCGTCCCTTTCGCCGTCTTGAGCAGGTCGTGGGCGCGGCGCTTGGTCTCGTGGGTGAGGTCGAGTTCGCTCTCGAAGCGCGAGAGGTACTGCTCTGGGTCGGCGGGTTTGACGCCGAGGCCGAGTTCGCGGACGATGTAGCGGTAGGTGCGCTTGAATTCCATGCCGTCGATGCGGCTGACGGTGGTCACCTCGTCCATCGTGCGGGGGACGCCGCTCTGGCGCGCCGCGGCGTACAGCGAGGCGGTTGCGACGCCCTCGATGGAGCGCCCCGGCAGGAGGTCCTCGTTCAGCGCGCGGCGGTAGATGACGCTCGCCGTCTCGCGCACGTTCTTCGGGAGGCCGAGCGCGCTGGCCATGCGGTCGATTTCGCCGAGCGCCTGTTTGAGGTTGCGCTCCTTGCTGTCGCGGGTGCGGAAGCGCTCGTCCCACGTTCGGAGGCGTTGCATCTTCTGGCGCTGGCGCGAACTCAACGACCGTCCGTAGGCGTCCTTGTCCTGCCAGCCGATGTTGCTCGACAGCCCCTTGTCGTGCATCATCTTCGTCGTCGGCATCCCGACGCGGGATTTCGAATCGCGTTCGCTGGCGTCGAAGGCGCGCCACTCGGGGCCGTGGTCGATGCCGTCGGCTTCGACGACGAGGCCGCACTGGCTACAGACGGTTTCGGCGTGTTCCGAGTCGGTGACGAGGCTGCCACCGCATTCGGGACAGCGGTGGTCCGCCCGCTCGTCTTCGTGCTCGTGCTCCGTCGCCCGTTCGTCCTCGTGTTCGTTCGTCCGTGCCCGTCGCTTTCGCGTCCGCGGTTGGTTCGAATGCGCTGCGGTCCGCTCGTCCGTCTGCTGGATTTTCGTGCTCGTCATGATGGAATGAGTCGGAACTGACCCTCGGGAGAAACCGGTGGCAAGGGCGCTCCGCTAACCATAGGTAAGTGCGAAAAACATATAAATCTGTCGCTTGAATTGGCAAGCCTTCGGATAGAGTCTCAAGTAGATGTACTAAATTCAGTATTCTATAGCAACAAAAACCGCATCTCATTAAACTGCTCATAAGAATATATACGGAGTCTCATTCGGAAGGATAGAGATGACGCGACAGACGCGACGGACGTTTCTGGCGACCGCCGGTGCGGTCGGATTTGCAGGCTGTTCCTCGATTGCAGGCAAGGCACCGCTACCGACAGACGAGAACGAGCGAAAGACGCGGCAGGGGGGTGCGTCGAGCGTGCCGGTTCCCCACGATTTCGAAACGCTCGACGAGTGGCGGGCGGTTCCGCGGCAGGGGACGCTATCGAAAGCCACCGACGACCCGTATCAGGGGTCACAGTGCGCGCGCGTGACCGGCAGCGACGAGACGAAGGAAGGGCACATCGTGCGGTCGCTTTCGGGTGCCGACCTCCGCGGGACCAACCTCTCGGTGGCCGTCAAGGTGACCAGCCACGATTTCGCCAAAATCGCGGTCCAACTGCACGCTCCGGACGGACGCAACGTCCTCCGTCTGAAACGAACCCTCGTCGGACCGAAAGACCGCTGGGTGCGGCTCAACCTCGGCGTCACCGCCGCGACCGGGAGCC is part of the Haladaptatus paucihalophilus DX253 genome and encodes:
- a CDS encoding DUF4097 family beta strand repeat-containing protein codes for the protein MNRRTLTAGLASGFAAALTGCVSRLSTADQTNKTEHRTFQVQSGTRLAVENENGSIDVRRHDGSDVDVTMKIHAREGGSLDDVSLSDAKTADELRLRVHADADDVSVALTVRYPNSVPVGELRSTNGRIDATVVTAGDSAAVRTENGSIDVKLLEVARDTDVRTENGSIDAALASDLDATVSATTKNGSLNASGLDFSSEELSMTGFTGVLGDGSNDLSFETENGSISLSATSE
- a CDS encoding transcription initiation factor IIB, which produces MTSTKIQQTDERTAAHSNQPRTRKRRARTNEHEDERATEHEHEDERADHRCPECGGSLVTDSEHAETVCSQCGLVVEADGIDHGPEWRAFDASERDSKSRVGMPTTKMMHDKGLSSNIGWQDKDAYGRSLSSRQRQKMQRLRTWDERFRTRDSKERNLKQALGEIDRMASALGLPKNVRETASVIYRRALNEDLLPGRSIEGVATASLYAAARQSGVPRTMDEVTTVSRIDGMEFKRTYRYIVRELGLGVKPADPEQYLSRFESELDLTHETKRRAHDLLKTAKGTGITSGKSPVGLAAAALYAAALLEDEKLTQDEVSDVSDVSTVTIRNRYHELLTAADETDALPTTAGTDEATA
- a CDS encoding DUF7269 family protein is translated as MNVRSVVTAVGVLAVGWGLAVVFAPGLATLFPLRDLFVKFVGLLAFVQGLRVVQSRRHTDIDGTDTGDPETNVTLPIPGQEFDERLRSVHSGPRKRRFRSRKELRERLESALVEAIVQREGCSDDGARTRIETGEWTDDPEAAAFVAGQPAPRRSWREWLRQSFGSETAFQHRARRSARAVARYVEEGR
- a CDS encoding Hvo_1808 family surface protein; the encoded protein is MRLVGVVVVLLVCAAPVVAMVAPGGNHGNSSAAETHPPDPSSDVIGWENGYWYNESIDVNQRDGLSDAELKAYVGRAMARVEFIRDEEFTRSVDVEPLSREEYRNLVRQQAARSNTPPQRAWENQVWEGLFVTGERADAARQQTRLYQQRVAGFYVPGEDRIYVISHGQRRIDNATLVHELTHAIQDQHVDLSSSELESKTMDGRRADDGLTEGEAMYVEKRYTNRCGKSWQCVAKPDVGPKRTPYGGGPLPSYNLAMQVALIQPYSDGPAYVASRFDSGEWKAVTEEYRNPPESSKAVIHPETRTDGPERLRLGEQARSGWKLYGKRGVNGSQTVGETGIYTMFWYQGRAEGNPIIRWRQFQNPDEGKFDLFNYSSTPSDGWANDRLWPYHKGDKRGYVWRTKWETPRDATEFRRAYRDLLRGRNATRVGPDTWRIEDGPFADAFRIDRHGRTVTIVNGPTVGDLDDIRPNSKPSTNRKMRFSRIR
- a CDS encoding UDP-N-acetyl glucosamine 2-epimerase, coding for MDVEIHDDRLARQMEGEDFVLAVVTATKPDFYKQAPVVAAARERGVPCFVLHTGQHYDDLLGHGLDEYDLAEHIAVDLNVRGGLSQKSAELLTRIESVADALAASYPDTTVLPVVHGDTLAAGIVPQAWLFATNSGVAHNEAGLRSMAPPFERYGTPAEFVEEQWNADWELNRTEPFPEQYDTFVGSAAATYHLAPTALNRDHLVREGYPEEVHGRERIPVVGNSVVDAIEMKKGGDGESVFDVYPILERRDDWIRVDVHRRANLLPDRFRAIVNAVIGLVEAGYNVNFVELNATKAALENYGLREKLLRLDDDHDNFFFSGLWKRHAHVYEFLESGRCFAELTDSGSMQEELNHIEEAVCLTARFNTDRPETVFEANSNLLVPPISGEFMQGMVEHVHGNDSLRERMRSEPSLYGEDVGDEIVSFLWDRRDEDPFEWAHERAGFDGGRQEFDYL
- a CDS encoding DUF4129 domain-containing protein — encoded protein: MERDTARVIVIALLCILAIAFAAATLNSAVTDGGSGTGLGGGPGGVGSGQTNGSSPSMAGEGAPAIPLEFPCYPVLNTGPVILLILAVFLGLVALAYRKAGFLGAFAIIGPVGIPTLLLHALLTACTAPPFQGAGGLMGGNRTNFSLPKGGTGGIGNGATNVTTPSVLMFLVLGVALVGAVALLVRSSSGDQETTPEVEALDESDEDIAAVGRAAGEAADRIESESSVENEVYRAWREMTEYLNVSSPESSTPGEFAAAAVDAGMARDDVTELTSVFEEVRYGGQDASDDHERRAVDALRRIERTYAEDDE